The genomic window gaatggcaaggggtaatgatccttccTTGTTGTGGCATTCAACTTCCTATAATCGATGCATACCCATCAAGCATTTTGCACCCTTGttgtgaccacttcaccatcatcttTCTTGATAGAAGTGATTTCCGAAATCAGATAAATCAGATATAACTTGAactgggctcacccactcactatcggaaatcaaataaataataccCGCATCAAGCAGCCTCGTGACTTCCTTTTTCACCACATCAAGAATGGTGGGGTTGATCCTTTTTTGGGGTTGTCTAACTGGCCGAGCTCCCTCTCGAAGGAAGATGTGATGCATACACATACGGGGGTTAATCCCCACAATGTCGGACAAGCTCCAACCAATTGCTTTCTTTTGTGCTTCCTTAGGACTTCTAGGAGCTTCTCTTCTTCTTGGCTAGAGAGCTCACTAGAAATGATTACCGAAAACCCTTGGTTGCcctcaaggaatgcatatttcaagTGAGAAGGTAGAGGCTTCAATTCAGTTTTCGCTTCAAGTTGAGGTTCTTTTTTACCAATATCATGAAGTTCATCCTCATCGACTTTCTCTTGTTTATCCTCATGTTTATCCTTCCCCTCAATAACAGGATAGTACAACCTATTGTGATCTTCCCTTTGTATCTCTGCTACTACCTCATCAATCACATCACAACGGAGGACGGAGTGCTCTTCAGGTGGATGTCTCATGGCCTCTTCCAAATTAAACTTGATGGTCTTGTCACCTTCCTCAAAAGAGTATGCGCCGGTAAAGGCATCTAATTTAAATTTAGAAGTCTTCAAAAAAGGTCTACCAAGAAAAACGGAGGAAGAACTTCCAGTATCCGTcagaggcatttcaaggatataGAAATCAACTGAAAACACAAATCCTTGATGGTCACAAGCACATCTTCTGCTATCCCTACTACGGTGATTACACTCTTGTCGGCTAAGACAAATTTGGCGGCCGACCTTTTCAATGGGGCTAACTTCAACCTTTCAaatatagagagtggcatgatacTCACACAAGCCcccaaatcacacatgcaatcataaaagGCAACTCCACCAATCCAACAAGATACTAAACAAGGTTTGGGGTCACTATACTTTTCCGAAATAGGCTTCATCAATGAAGAAATAGAACTACCCAATGACAATGTTTCCAACTCACCAATTCTATCTTTGTGTGTGTACAAGTCCTTTAAAAACTTAGCATACTTCGAAAATTTTTGAATGGCATCAAGAAGTGGGATGGTtccctcaaccttcttgaatacTTGAAGCATGTTTGGATCAAACTCCGGAGTTTTCTTGGCCTTCTTTACTATGGAAGGGAATGGAATCGGAATGGATTCATCCTTTATAGCCTTCCTCTTAGGCTCCTTAAGGCTCACTTCTCCTTCTTCTTGCTTTGTGTCTCCTTCATCCTCATGTGGAACTTCAACAACTACTTCCTCCTCATGAAGATCTTCCATGGCCCTAGGAGGCATCTCCTCCAATATAGTCCCCGACCATAGAGTAATGGCGTTGAGACTGCCCTTTGGGTTTGAAAGGGGTTGGGATcgaaggttagaagagcttgaggttTGGTTGGTGTTGGTATTGTTGGAAGGAGGTAGAAACATCCTTGAAAGTATTTCAGTTATGTTGGACGATTGAGCACTCATGTTACCAAATTGTGCATTGAGATTCCTAGTGTTCTCTTCATTTTTCTGTACCATAGCCCTAAGTCTTTCTTGCTCTTGGTAGAGTGCACAGTTAGAGTAATCACCTTGGTTAGTGGAAGAGAAAgaggattggttggattgttgtctttgGTGAGTGTTGGTATGGTTGGTTATGGTATCTATGGTtgttgttttggttttgttgtAAGTGTTGGTATGGTTGGTTATGGtggttttggttggcttggtggttatTATTGTGGTATTGGGAAGAAGATTGGTTGTTATTGTGGTAATGAGAAGATGAGTTGCCTTAGTTCCGTCTTTGATTGTGGTTGTTCCCTTGGGCATTGTCCCTCCACCCCTAATTAGAACTATTACCATGAGAGTAACTGTTTTGACCTTGAGATTGAtaaggtggacggttgttgtagttGTTGGCTATTGCAAGAGTGTAATCCTCTTGGacttgatggcattggtcggtgtaacaagaaacacaaatttttcgtttttatggttttattaaattttttcgaaaatattttcttttttggaaaaagaaaataaagagatacaaaatttttaataagaattccaggattcgtgcagtgttagtctaaagctccggtccaacagaattagacatggccaatggccagccaagcttcagcatacaaatacagacatgtcctttctacaatggaaagtagaaaaatcggtccaaaagattagacatggcttaacagccagccaggcttcaacatatctcaagaagctctagaattcattcttaaaaattctgaagaacacattttttttgaatttttgaaaaattaaaaatttttttgtaatttttttcgaaaataataataaaaagcttaaacaaaaaataaaattacctaatctaagcaacaagatgaaccgtcagttgtccaaactcgaacaatccccggcaacggcgccaaaaacttggtgcacgaaattgtgattcacacttttcacaactccgcacaactaaccagcaagtgcactgagtcgtccaagtaataaaccttacgtgagtaagggtcgatcccacggagattgtcggcttgaagaaagctatggtcatcttgtaaatctcagtcaggcggattcaaatggttatgaggttttgataattaaaagacaaataaaacataaaataaaataaaatacttttgtgattcattggtgggaatttcatataagcgtttggagatgctttgttgcttctgaacctctgctttcctattgtcttcttccaatcatgcgtgctcccttccatcgcaagctgtatgatcctctcagatgaaaaataccaggtac from Arachis ipaensis cultivar K30076 chromosome B09, Araip1.1, whole genome shotgun sequence includes these protein-coding regions:
- the LOC107615360 gene encoding uncharacterized protein LOC107615360, translated to MVQKNEENTRNLNAQFGNMSAQSSNITEILSRMFLPPSNNTNTNQTSSSSNLRSQPLSNPKGSLNAITLWSGTILEEMPPRAMEDLHEEEVVVEVPHEDEGDTKQEEGEVSLKEPKRKAIKDESIPIPFPSIVKKAKKTPEFDPNMLQVFKKVEGTIPLLDAIQKFSKYAKFLKDLYTHKDRIGELETLSLGSSISSLMKPISEKYSDPKPCLVEVSPIEKVGRQICLSRQECNHRSRDSRRCACDHQGFVFSVDFYILEMPLTDTGSSSSVFLGRPFLKTSKFKLDAFTGAYSFEEGDKTIKFNLEEAMRHPPEEHSVLRCDVIDEVVAEIQREDHNRLYYPVIEGKDKHEDKQEKVDEDELHDIGKKEPQLEAKTELKPLPSHLKYAFLEGNQGFSVIISSELSSQEEEKLLEVLRKHKRKQLVGACPTLWGLTPVCVCITSSFERELGQLDNPKKGSTPPFLMW